The Anguilla anguilla isolate fAngAng1 chromosome 4, fAngAng1.pri, whole genome shotgun sequence genome has a window encoding:
- the tmed5 gene encoding transmembrane emp24 domain-containing protein 5: MSLLGVFLLLVISACVSERVLVAAFSQSLDSDFTFTLPAGRKECFFQTMKKDASLEIEYQVLDGAGLDVDFHLSSPSGSVLARDYRKSDGVHTVETEDGDYMFCFDNTFSAMSEKIIFFELILDNMEDADASDPEGWKEYVHGTDILDMKLEDIMDTINSVKARLGKSLQIQTVLRAFEARDRNLQESNYERVNLWSCTNLLVMLVVSGLQVYLLRSLFDDKRKSRT, translated from the exons ATGTCTTTGCTCGGAGTGTTTTTACTATTGGTAATATCGGCGTGTGTATCAGAGAGGGTTCTCGTCGCCGCATTTTCCCAGTCCCTGGACAGCGACTTTACCTTCACCCTACCCGCTGGTCGCAAAGAGTGCTTTTTCCAGACCATGAAGAAAGATGCATCACTGGAAATTGAATATCAG GTTCTTGATGGGGCCGGCTTGGATGTTGATTTTCACCTGTCTTCACCAAGCGGGAGTGTACTGGCCAGAGACTACAGGAAGTCTGACGGAGTGCACAC AGTGGAGACGGAGGATGGAGATTATATGTTCTGTTTTGACAACACCTTCAGTGCCATGTCTGAGAAGATCATCTTCTTTGAGCTGATCTTAGACAACATGGAGGACGCAGACGCCTCGGACCCCGAGGGCTGGAAGGAATACGTCCACGGAACGGATATTCTGGATATGAAACTGGAGGACATCATG GACACCATTAACAGCGTGAAGGCCCGGCTGGGGAAGAGCCTGCAGATCCAGACGGTGCTGCGGGCGTTCGAGGCCCGGGACCGCAACCTGCAGGAGAGCAACTACGAGCGCGTCAACCTGTGGTCCTGCACCAACCTGCTGGTCATGCTGGTGGTGTCCGGGCTGCAGGTCTACCTGCTGCGCAGCCTCTTCGACGACAAGAGGAAGAGCCGCACCtag
- the pigc gene encoding phosphatidylinositol N-acetylglucosaminyltransferase subunit C gives MGADSDPGAPSAVPWRKVLYERQPFPDNYVDRRFLEELRRNVGVRRYRYWAVVREAGLVTQQLSCVAAFLTLWWYMYQGQLYPFTLLLAGLLCALLGYGLYEALGGPRTEGRTRLADLQSAAIFLAFTFGFSPVLKTLTESVSTDTVYAMSALMLLAHLVTFPYAQPSPPGSLSLNAALFGSVCLASRLPGALHTFAMVTCALLVFALWPCLLHRLRDRAPRGFPWAAALVSLGGIGGLASQSPGGAVLLALAQLALTLLCPLLLLWLQEHKDNIHGPWDEAEIHEDLSRFLQ, from the coding sequence ATGGGAGCAGACAGTGACCCCGGTGCTCCCTCTGCGGTTCCTTGGAGGAAGGTGTTGTATGAGCGTCAGCCTTTCCCAGACAACTACGTGGACCGGCGCTTTCTGGAGGAGCTTCGACGTAACGTGGGCGTACGGCGGTACCGCTACTGGGCGGTGGTGCGCGAAGCCGGGCTTGTGACGCAGCAGCTGTCCTGCGTCGCCGCGTTTCTCACGCTGTGGTGGTACATGTACCAGGGTCAGCTCTACCCGTTCACGCTGCTTTTGGCCGGCCTGCTGTGCGCGCTGCTAGGCTACGGGCTCTACGAGGCGCTGGGCGGCCCGAGAACGGAGGGGCGCACGCGGCTGGCGGACCTCCAGAGCGCCGCCATCTTCCTGGCCTTCACCTTCGGCTTCTCCCCCGTGCTGAAGACGCTGACCGAGTCGGTGAGCACGGACACGGTGTACGCCATGTCGGCTCTGATGCTGCTGGCTCACCTGGTGACCTTCCCCTacgcccagcccagcccccccgGGAGCCTGTCGCTCAACGCCGCTCTGTTCGGCTCCGTGTGCCTGGCCTCCCGGTTGCCGGGGGCGCTGCACACCTTCGCCATGGTGACGTGCGCGCTGCTGGTGTTCGCGCTCTGGCCCTGCCTGCTGCACCGCCTGCGGGACCGGGCGCCGCGGGGCTTCCCCTGGGCCGCCGCCCTGGTGTCGCTGGGCGGGATCGGCGGCTTGGCCAGCCAGTCGCCGGGGGGCGCCGTCCTGCTGGCCCTGGCGCAGCTCGCCCTCACGCTgctctgccccctgctgctgctctggctgCAGGAGCACAAGGACAACATCCACGGGCCCTGGGACGAGGCCGAGATCCACGAGGACCTGTCCCGCTTCCTGCAGTGA